CGATCCTAAAGATCTCCTTTCGATACTCCCTCACTACTACCGGGGCGAAGTGAGTCAAGCAAACAACACTCAAGATCGGATGGATCAAACAACGAATTGGGCAATTACAGTGTTGGCTGCGCTCCTTTCGGTCGTATTTGCGAGCCCAGAGATGCCCGCGTATTTACTCTTAATCGGAATTCTAGTACTCAGTATGTTTCTCTCGTTCGAAGTGCGACGGTATCGATTCTACGATGTCCACCGAGCGCGTGTGCGGTTTTTCGAAGAGAACGTCTTCGCAAACGCACTCCAGCCAATCGGTGCTGAACACTCGACGTGGCGCGAGGAACTCAGTGATGATCTTCGGCACCAGATGTTCAAAGTCGACTCAGTAGAAGCAGTATCCCGCCGTATACGGCGTATTTACGGGCTCTTGTTTTCGGTGCTCGGTGTCTCCTGGGTTGCAAAAGTGACGCTGTTCACGCCGGAGTCCCAGTGGACTGAGGCCGCAGAGTTACCGGGCATACCGGGTGAGATCGTTGCAGTTCTGCTTGGGATATTCTATCTGGGTCTCCTACTGATAGCGAAATGGCCGCTGGACCGAGAAGCGAAAGGAGAAATCCAGGGCAATAAATCGGGTGAGTGGAAAGAAGAGTAGGTGTCGGCCTTTTATAGACAACTCCGGTACGTTCACAACTTTGTATTCATCATATATGTGTGATTAGCATCCCGTGATCGCACAACCGTTTTTTGCGAGGCAAACGGTCAAGCCCGTCGACCGCCAAACGACTGCCACTCGCTCCCATGGCACCCCGACTCGAAACACCGATTCAGATCGGCGACCTCACGGTCCCAAATCGGCTCTATCGCGCGCCGCTGTTGGAATGTGCAGGCAATGGACCGGATGCCGTCGACACCCTCATCGCTGATCTCGAACCCGCGGCCGCGTCGGGGGCCGGCCTCGTCTGTCAGGGCGCGACCCTCGTCCGCGGGCCGGGCGGCTGTGCCGCGCCGAATATGACCTACGTCGACGATCCGGACTTTGTCGCAGACCTCTCGCGGCTCACCGACGCGATCCACGACCACGACGCGAAGATTGCGATTCAGCTCGAACACGGTGGCCTGCGGAGTATGGAGACGTGGCACCACGGCTACCGTCAGGCCAATCCCGATCTCCAACAGCTCGCGGTCTCGCGGCCGCCGCGCCCCCTCCGCGTCCTCGACCGGCTTGGGTTGCTCTCCTACGACCCCCACGTCCTGTCGACTGAGGAAGTCTACGAGTTGGCCGCGGATTTCGGTCGCTCTGCGGCGTGGGCCAGTGAGGCGGGCTACGACATGATCCACATCGCGGGAGCCAACATGGGGATCGTCCACCAGTTTCTGTCTCCCTTTTATAATCAACGCGAGGACGAGTTTGCCGATGGAACGCGGTTCCTCGAACTCATCGCCGCCGAGATCCGCGACCGCTGTGGCGACGTGCCGCTGCTGACCAAAGTGCCGGCGGAGTCGACCGCGCCGCCCGGCGTCGGTCCACGGCTCACCGACGCTGATGCAGTTGGGATCTGCGAACGACTCGAAGACGCCGGCTTCGACGCCCTCGTTCCGGTCACCGGCTCGGTGATCTGGGATCTGAGTATTATAAAGGGCGAGTATCCTGGCCGGGCATGGGACGACGAACAGTTCAGCGAGGCGTACGCGGCGGCGTTTGGCGGTCGACTCCGAAAACGGCTCGCGGCCGCTGCGACATGGCTCGATTCGCTGCTGTATGAGTTCGAACCGGCGTGGAACAGTGGACTATGTCGACAGGTTCGCGAGCGGGTCGACATCCCGGTACTCGCAGAAGGAGGGATTCGGACTCGTGGGCAGATCGACGAGATGCTGGGGAGCAGTTGTGATATGGTCGGGTTGGGTCGACCGTTCTACGCCGAGCCGCGGCTCCCGGCCCGGCTTTTAAATTCGGACGCCGAGACGGCGGTCGTCTGCGAGAACTGTAACAACTGCACTGTCCCACAGGTCGCGGGCAAACCGGGGATCTGTCGGACGCCAGCGGTGCTTCGGGAGGCGGGTCGACTCCGAAAGGCCGGAGCGTACGACCGGCCCGACTCCGATTCCTGACCGTGGATGTCTGACGCCCCGAGTGAGTTTTATACTCCGACTCAATGCAGATGGTATGAACCGGGCAACAACGTTCGTCACCGGAGCCATCAGTGGGCTTGCTGCGCTGGCTGGCTGGCGGTACTACCGCTCACATGCCACCGAGCGGGTCGACTACAAGACTCTGCGGCTGCACGACGATATCGAACTCAGGCAGTATCCAGCCGTCGTCGTTGCCGAAACTGTCGCCGACAGCGCCAGCGAGGCTCGCAGTCGACTCACAAGCTATCTGGCCGGCGCAAACGAGGCCAAGGCGGCGATTCCGGCAACGACGCCGATTCGAACACACACTGAACCGCTCGAACTGGCGACACCCACACAACAGGAGTCGTCGACCGACCGATCTCGTGTCGGTGTCTACCTCCCCCAGTCCTACAGTCCGAAAACCGCACCCAGCCCCGACGATAGCTCGGTGGTGCTCACCGTCGAAACACCGCGAACGGTGGCTGTTCGCCCCGTCCGATTGTATCCCCGCGTCGACCGGTTCGAGCAGGCCACCGCACGGCTCCGGTCGACCATCGTGGACTCCGAGTTGGTTGCGGTCGGTTCACCGTTCGTCCTCAGCTACGATAACGCCGTGCTCGGCTCGCTGACGGGACGGGCCGAAGTCGGCGTCGAAATCGCCTGAAGGGTCTTCGTCACGCTGTGGTCCAAACGAGTCTGTATCGAAGGGAATCACGTGTAGAGGGTGAGAAACGGAAAGCATACACATCTCAGTGCTGGAATGGGTACGTATGAGCAATTCGACCCCGAGTCGGAGACGATTGCTGCAGGTCGGAGGGAGCGCGATACTCGCCACCATTGCAGGCTGTACCGGGCAACCCTCCCAAAACGCCACCGAGTCGGACTCGCAGTCGGATTCCTCGACCGATCCACAAACGCAAGTGTATCAGGAGACGATTGATTCGGTCGTCCTCGTCCAGACTGACGAAGGAGCCGGAACGGGGTTCATATACGACAATACTCACGTCGTCACGAACGCCCACGTCGTCGGTGAGGCCGCGTCGACCGAGATTCGCTTCTCGGAGGGTCAGTGGACCACCGGCGAGGTCGTCGGCACGGATCGACACAGCGACCTCGCTGTGATCGCTGTCGAGACGGTCCCGGAGCGAGCGACCCCACTCTCGTTTATTGACGGTGAAACCGAGGTCGGCCAGAACGTCGTTGCGATTGGCAACCCATTCAGTTTCGATGGTACCGCCACCGCAGGCATCGTCAGCGGCGTCGACCGGTCGATACCCTCGCCGACCGGGTTCACGATTCCCGATGCGATCCAGACCGATGCCGCGGTCAACCCCGGCAACAGCGGCGGCCCGCTGATGTCGCTGGAGGGCCGGATCGTTGCGGTGATCAACTCCGGCGGCGGCGATAACCTCGGCTTCGGTATCTCCGCTCCGCTCGCCCGGCGCGTCATCCCGGAACTCATCGAGACGGGCTCGTACGAACACAGCTATATGGGCGTCTCGTTTGCCAACGTTACCCCCGACATCGCCGAGGCAAACGGGATGGACGAACCCCGTGGCCTGCTCGTCGACGAAGTCGTCGACGATGGCCCGGCGGCGGGTGTCCTCCAGCCGAGCGAGGAGAGCGAAACCGTCGACGGAACACAGCTCCCGGTCGGCGGCGACGTCATGCTCGCACTCGACGGCACCGAACTGCTGACCAGCGAGGATCTCGGCAACTATCTCGCCTTACAGACCCGTCCCGGCGACACGGTCGAACTGACCATTCTCCGAGACGGCAGCGAACAGAGCGTCGAGATGACACTCGGCACGCGCCCGGACGAACTCTCACGATAACAGTCAGCACCCGGTAGACGATAGGTCGGTTCGATAACTCGGTCCGATACCGTTCAGTTGTCGGGAAAATATGGGTCTGTGAGTCGGCTTCTTTTATAAGTAGCCGTGTTCGACCAGCCGGTCGACCGCCTCACGGAGTCGCTCTTCGCTGGCGGCATACGAGATCCGAGCGTAGCCGGGCGCGCCGAAGGCACTGCCCGGCACGGTCGCCACGTGGGCTTCCTGGATCGCGCCCTCACACCAGGCTTGATCGTCGTCGTCGACCGGGATCATCATATAAAAGGCCCCGTCGCCGACCGGCACGTCGACGTCGTGTTCCGCAAAGAGGTCCGAGAGCATGTCGCGGCGCTCGCGGAACGCCTCGCGCATCTCGTCGACCGAGTCGTCGGTGCGCTCGGAGAGCGCTTCGAGGCCGGCGTGCTGGACGAAATTCACGGCGCACGAAACCGAATGCGAGTGGAGTTTGCTTGCCTCGTCGATGAGATCCTGTGGGGCGTGGATGTAGCCGAGCCGCCAGCCGGTCATCGAGAACGCCTTCGAAAAGCCGTTCAGGGTGATCGTTCGGTCTTCCATCCCATCGAGTGAGCCGAGCGAGGTCGGCTCGACGCCATACGTAATGCGCTCGTAGATCTCGTCGGAAATGACGGCGAAGTCGTGTTCGACTGCGAGGTCACGAACGCCTTCGAGCGCCTCGTCGGAGTACACTGCGCCAGTCGGGTTCGACGGCGAGTTGACGATCACGAGTTCGGTCTCGTCGGAAACCGCCTCGGCGAGATCGTCGAGACCCGGTTCGAGTTGGAAGCCGTACGGCGAGAGGTCGACGCGGTTGAGCGAGCCACCGGCGAGTTTGACCATCGCCTCGTAGGACACCCACGCCGGATCGAGCAGGACGACCTCGTCGCCGTCGTCGATCAGCGTGTTGATCGCCTCGTAGAGACCCTGCTTGCCACCCGGCGTCACGATAATCTCGTCGGAGTTGGCGTCGACGCCCTGATCGGTCAGCTTCTCGGCGAGTGCCTCTCGAAGTTCGAGAATCCCGTTCGAGGAGGTGTAGCCGGTGTGGCCGGCGTCCATCGCGTCTTTGCCCGCCTCGATGATGTTCTGTGGGGTTGGGAAATCAGGCTCGCCAACCGAGAGGTCGACGATGTCGATTCCCTCGGCTTCAAGTTCGCTCGACAGGTTGCTGATCGCCAACGTCGCGCTCGGTTCGACCCGGCCGACTCGGTCCGCAAACTCCATGTTCATGCTAGTACCTCTACCATATCCACGGCGGCGTTTACCGCTTCCGCTCCTTTGTCGACGCGCTCGCGGGCCTCCGCACCGCTCATTCCGGGGCCACTGACGCCGAAGGTGACCGGCGTATCGCGGTCGCGGCTGACGTCGGTCAGTCCTTGGGCCGCGGCGTCGGCGATGACACGGTCGTGGTCGGTGTCGCCGGAGACGATGGCTCCGAGAACGGCGACGGCGTCGATGTCGTCGCGACGGGCCAGTCGGTCGGCCGCCAGCGGCGAGTCGTATGCGCCCGGTACTTCGAGAATCTCGGCTATTTCGGCGTTCCGGTCGGCGGCAGCCTCCTCGGCGGCGGCCTGCATCTTCGAGGTGACCGAATCGTTGAATTGGGCCACTACCAGTCCCAGTGCTGTCATAGCCGGAGGTTGGACGGTTCGGCAAAAGAACTACCGTTCGCGGGTCGGTAGAACCCGGTCGACCGCTCTGGCTCCATATCGTCGTACTGAAAACACAACTATATGTTCTCACCCACTAGTTCTGTACCATCTGATGGATAGCGACCGATGACAGTCGTCTTCTGGACGCTCGTGGCGTTTGCGACCGTTAGCTCGGTGCTCATGGCGTGGGCGCTGGGTGCAAACAGCAACTCACCACCGTTTGCGCCCGCGATTGGCGCGAACGCGGTGTCGACGATGCGCGCGGCGTTCCTGATTGGGATTCTCGCCGCTGCCGGCGCACTGACACAGGGTGGCGCGATCTCCGAGACCATCGGGGCGAACCTGATCGGCGGCGTGACGATCACGCCGCTGGCGGCGGCATCCGGCTTGCTGGTCGCGGCGGGGTTCATGGCGTTCGGCGTCTACAGCGGCTACCCCGTCCCGGCGGCGTTCGCGACCACCGGCGCCATAGTCGGCGTCGGCCTCTCGCTGGGCGGCGATCCGGCGTTCGACACCTACCGGCGAATCGTGACGTTCTGGCTCCTCGTCCCACCGACATCCGGCGGATTGGCGTACGTTACCGCCAAACTGCTCCGTCGTGATGACGTCCCCGAGACAGTATCGATTCCGTTTCTCGCGGCAGTGGTCGCCGGCATCCTCGCCAACGTTCGGCTCGGCGTGATTCCGCATCCCGACCGCGCCCAAGGGTCGGTCGCCGAGGCGGTCGCGCGGCTCGTTGGCGATCCGTCGGTGTTCGGTATCGAGTTCGCCGTCGTCCTCGTCACGCTGGCGTTTGCAGCCCTCGGCTTTCGGTATATCCGTCGACGGACCCAAGCGTCGGTCGACACGGGTATCCGGACGCTGTTGCTCGGACTCGGCAGTGTCGTCGCGTTTTCAAGTGGCGGCAGTCAGGTCGGCCTCGCCACCGGTCCGCTCGAAAATTTGTACGGTGCGGAACTCGGCCTCCCCAGTATCGTCCTGCTGGCCATCGGTGCGGCAGGTATCCTCGCGGGCGCGTGGATGGGCGCGCCTCGACTCCTGCAGGCGACCTCGCGGGAGTACGCCCAACTCGGACTCCGGCGGTCGATTGCCGCGCTCGTCCCCGGTTTTATTATCGCTCAGTTGGCGATCACGCTCGGGATTCCGATTTCCTTTAACAACATCATCATCTCCGGTGTAATCGGTGGCGGGCTCGCGGCGGGGTCGGCCGGCGTCTCCCGCCGGAAAATCGGCGTGACTGTCGGCTTTTGGCTCATCACGCTCGCGGGGTCGATTGGTATCGGGTTCGGGCTCTACCGACTGTTGTCGACCGTCCTCGGTATTCAGTAACTGGCTCTTACTGTTATATATCGACCGCTGGCTGGTCTCCACCAGTCGGACTACCGGACGACAGTCACTGTGACGGGGGCTTCGCCGAGAACTGCTGTGGCAACAGTCCCTAACAGCCGTCTGGCGAGTTCGCCGCGCTCGCCGCCGTGGCCGCCCATCACGATGTGGTCGACCGTGTGCTGCTCGGCGTAGTCGACGATGGCCGAGGCGGGGTCGCCCGTTTCGACAGTCGTCTCAACCGAGCGGTCGGCGGCTGCAGCCTCGGCCTTTGCAGTCTTGATGAGTTGATCGGCGCGCTCGCGGGCGTCGGCCTGTCGACTCTCGTCGGGTTCCAGTATCCCGCCCTCGCTCATTCCGGCATCAAGCGGCGTAACGATGTTCAGCACGGTTACTCGACAGTCGAAGGCCGCAAGCGCGTGCTGGAGGGCCTCGTCGGCCAGCGGCGAGCCATCCAGCGGGACGAGAACGTGTGAGGGGAGCATACGACCAGTAGAAAGGGGCCATACAAATATCATCCACTGTTCGATAGCAGACTGGTTCTCCATATGACGCCCACCCAAAGCCACAGCACTGGCGCTCGAAACAGAACGCTTTCTACCGCAACGCCGAACCATCAACTGTGACATCGAGCCCAAGTGCAGACAGTCGACAGAGTTGGCTGGTTGCGGTCGTCGGGGCGATTGCGATGATCTTCACGTTCGGCACGCCGCTGTCCTACGGCATCTTCAGCAAGCCGTTCAGCGAAGCGTTTGGTATCTCGCCGGTTGCGCTGTCGACCATCTTTTCGGTGATGCTCCTAACTTTCTTTATCGGCTCCGGAGCGGTCGGCGTGTTCGCGGTCCGGGTTCCGGCGCGAGTCGTCCTGCTGGCGGCGGCGGGCGCAACCGGCCTCGTCACGCCCTCGCTGTATTTCGTCGACTCCTATCTCGGCTTGCTCGTCGTCTTTGCGGTGCTTGGCCTCTCGCTGGGCACTGTTTTCGTCCTGCTGGCCTCGATTGTCCCGCGGTGGTTCGACAAGCGACGCGGTGCGGCGACAGGACTCATCTTCGTCGGCAACGGGCTTGGGCTGTTTATCCTCCCGCCGCTGTGGCAAACGGCGTTTTCCACAGTCGGTGTCCGACAAGGATTTGTGACGATTATGGGTGCGACGGCAGTCGCGTTTCTGCTCGCCGGAGTAGTCTGTCGACGACCACCGTGGACCACCCAATCGACGGCGACGACCGGCGAACTCGTCGACTGGGTCAGCGGGCTGGCCAGAACCCGTCGGTTCCAGCAGTTGTTCATCGGGATGGGACTGGCCTTCGCGTGGTACCAACTGCTGGCGGCCTACGCGGTCGACCTGTTTGCCGCCCGTGGGTTGACCGAGACGGCGGCGTCGACTGCGTTCGGACTGATCGGTGGCGTGAGTATCATTTCCCGAATCGGCGGCGGCTATCTCGGTGATCAACTCGGCTCCAGACGGGCGTTTCTCGGCTCACTGAGCTTCGCCACAGCCGGAATTGTGCTGCTCATACTTCCGCAGGTTCCCCTCCTACTGGCCGCCATCTTCTTTATTGGCCTCGGATTGGGTGGCTGTGCGACGCTGTACATCCCTGTTCTCATGAACGTGTATCCGCCCGAGAAGGATACCGCAGTCATCGGCGTGTTCAACGTCGCAGGCGGGCTCGGCTCGCTGCTGATGCCGCCGCTGGGAACCGCGAGTATCGCCTACACGGATGGGTATACCGCAGCAATTCTGCTGACCGTCGCCGTTACGCTGGTCGCCTTCTGGCTGATTGTCGCCGGTACGAGAGCCGGGTAGGCGTCGAAAAATCCATCTGACAAGAATTACCCAAACTTTTCTACATAGAATATGATATCCGGGTATGGCAGCAAACACAGGAGTCAGCACTGATAGTCTCACAGACCAGTATTCAACGGTGGTTTGGATCGCCGCCATCGTTGTCGGGCTGATATCGTTCCCGGTTGGACTACTCGTCCCGGCGTATTTCTACATTAAGGCCGACAAAGGTCAGGGAAGAAGCCAGAGTGGGTTGGAAATCTGGACGGTCGTTCTCCTCGGTCTCTTCGGCATCGCAGCGGTCGAGCTCGGCGGCCGAAAGGGAGCAAAAATTCTCTGGGCCATTGCTGCGGCACTGTTCGTGCTGTCGCTGCTGGGTGTGGTGGCACTGCTGGTGATCTAGCGAGTCACTGTCGGTGCAGTCGTAGTGTCGGTGTCCCCAGTTGGGAATTCTTATGCACCGTCGACCGAATCCCTCAGGTATGACAGTCACGCTTCCCGGCCCAACGCTGGGCGTCGTCGGCGGCGGCCAGCTCGGGCGGATGCTCGCCGAAGCCGCCGCACCGCTCGGCGTCGAGGTAATCGTTCTCGATCCAACCCCGGAGTGTCCCGCGTCGACGGTCGCCCGCGATCAGATCGTTGGCGAGTTCGACGATCCCGACGCCGTCAGGGAACTCGCCGCCGTTAGTGACGCCCTCACGTTCGAAATCGAGCTTGCAGATCCGGATCTCCTCGACGAGGTTGCCGAGGAGTACGACATCCCAATTAATCCAGATCCGGGTACGCTCCGGACGATCCAAGACAAACTCGTCCAGAAGGAGGCGCTGGCCGACGCCGTGATTCCGGTGCCGGAGTTCATCGGCATCGGCGGCGAGAAAGACCTCAAACGCGTCGTCGACGAACTCGATGGCGTCATGCTCAAAGCCCGCCGCGGCGGCTACGACGGTCGAGGTAACACACCCGTCCAAGAGCCCGAAGATGCTGCGGCCGCCCTTGAGGAGTTGGGCGTCGACACGATGGCCGAATCGTTCGTCCCGTTCGCCCGCGAACTCTCGGTGATCGGCGTCAAGGGAGCCGACGAGGTGGCGACCTACCCCGTCACCGAGACGATCCACGAGGACGAAATCCTCCGAGCCAGCGTCTCGCCGGCCCGAACCGACGACGGAACGCTCGCCCAAGCCCGAGAAGTTGCGACCGATGTTCTCGAATTTCTCGACGGCTGGGGCGTCTACGGGATCGAACTGTTCGAGACCGAAGACGGCGAGATTCTGGTCAACGAGATCGCTCCGCGGCCCCACAACTCCGGCCATTGGACCATCGAGGGCGCACAGACCTCACAGTTCGAGAACCACGTCCGGGCGGTTCTTGGCTGGCCGCTTGGTCCGACGGAGATTCGAGAGCCGACCGTCTCGGCCAACATTCTGGGCGACGTCGACGAACCTTCGGAGGCGACGCTGTATAATGTCGACTCAGTTCTCGACGCGCCGAACGCCCACATGCACTGGTACGGCAAAAAACAGGCTCGGCCGCTCCGCAAAATGGGCCATATTACGGTTACCGATCCGGAGGTCGACGCCGACGAGGCCACTGAAGCCGATTTCGACGCGTTGGTCGACCGCACCGAATCGCTCCGTGATGGACTCACGTTTGTCGACGGCGACAGCGAATAGACCGTCGAGAACAAAACGTCGTAGGAACCGCCTACCAATTATACCATACTAATAACCAATGACTACCGCACCCGAAGTCCAAGACCTGATCGACCGACTCGAAGCCGAAGCCGCAGCCGAGCACAATCCAGCCACCACACCCGACGTAGGAATCATCATGGGCTCGGATTCGGATCTCGATGTGATGGCCGGAGCCTACGAAGCCCTCGAAGAACTCGGCTTCGCCGAACAGACCGATTTCGAGAACCCACCCGAGAGCCGGTTTACCTTCGAGAGCTACGTCGTCTCGGCCCACCGAACGCCCGAGTTAATGTACGTCTACGGCGAGACCGCCGCCGCTCGCGGAATTGATGCAATTATCGCGGGCGCGGGCGGAAAATCCGCCGACCTGCCAAACATGACCGCCTCGATTGCCTACCCGATTCCCGTCATCGGGGTCCCAGTGCAAGAGAAGTCTGTCGACTCGGTGATCGGGATGCCGACTGGCGCACCGATTACGGCGGTCGACGCCGGGAAATCGTTCAATGCGGGACTGTCGGCTGGCCAGATTCTTTCGCGAGAACACGACGAAATTGAGGAGGCGCTGGTCGACTACCACGAC
This sequence is a window from Halohasta litchfieldiae. Protein-coding genes within it:
- the purE gene encoding 5-(carboxyamino)imidazole ribonucleotide mutase, yielding MTTAPEVQDLIDRLEAEAAAEHNPATTPDVGIIMGSDSDLDVMAGAYEALEELGFAEQTDFENPPESRFTFESYVVSAHRTPELMYVYGETAAARGIDAIIAGAGGKSADLPNMTASIAYPIPVIGVPVQEKSVDSVIGMPTGAPITAVDAGKSFNAGLSAGQILSREHDEIEEALVDYHDSLQGGVGEVSKALHDLGIDGFREREE
- a CDS encoding inorganic phosphate transporter, which gives rise to MTVVFWTLVAFATVSSVLMAWALGANSNSPPFAPAIGANAVSTMRAAFLIGILAAAGALTQGGAISETIGANLIGGVTITPLAAASGLLVAAGFMAFGVYSGYPVPAAFATTGAIVGVGLSLGGDPAFDTYRRIVTFWLLVPPTSGGLAYVTAKLLRRDDVPETVSIPFLAAVVAGILANVRLGVIPHPDRAQGSVAEAVARLVGDPSVFGIEFAVVLVTLAFAALGFRYIRRRTQASVDTGIRTLLLGLGSVVAFSSGGSQVGLATGPLENLYGAELGLPSIVLLAIGAAGILAGAWMGAPRLLQATSREYAQLGLRRSIAALVPGFIIAQLAITLGIPISFNNIIISGVIGGGLAAGSAGVSRRKIGVTVGFWLITLAGSIGIGFGLYRLLSTVLGIQ
- a CDS encoding S1C family serine protease; the encoded protein is MSNSTPSRRRLLQVGGSAILATIAGCTGQPSQNATESDSQSDSSTDPQTQVYQETIDSVVLVQTDEGAGTGFIYDNTHVVTNAHVVGEAASTEIRFSEGQWTTGEVVGTDRHSDLAVIAVETVPERATPLSFIDGETEVGQNVVAIGNPFSFDGTATAGIVSGVDRSIPSPTGFTIPDAIQTDAAVNPGNSGGPLMSLEGRIVAVINSGGGDNLGFGISAPLARRVIPELIETGSYEHSYMGVSFANVTPDIAEANGMDEPRGLLVDEVVDDGPAAGVLQPSEESETVDGTQLPVGGDVMLALDGTELLTSEDLGNYLALQTRPGDTVELTILRDGSEQSVEMTLGTRPDELSR
- a CDS encoding MFS transporter gives rise to the protein MIFTFGTPLSYGIFSKPFSEAFGISPVALSTIFSVMLLTFFIGSGAVGVFAVRVPARVVLLAAAGATGLVTPSLYFVDSYLGLLVVFAVLGLSLGTVFVLLASIVPRWFDKRRGAATGLIFVGNGLGLFILPPLWQTAFSTVGVRQGFVTIMGATAVAFLLAGVVCRRPPWTTQSTATTGELVDWVSGLARTRRFQQLFIGMGLAFAWYQLLAAYAVDLFAARGLTETAASTAFGLIGGVSIISRIGGGYLGDQLGSRRAFLGSLSFATAGIVLLILPQVPLLLAAIFFIGLGLGGCATLYIPVLMNVYPPEKDTAVIGVFNVAGGLGSLLMPPLGTASIAYTDGYTAAILLTVAVTLVAFWLIVAGTRAG
- a CDS encoding DUF2270 domain-containing protein — translated: MGDEDRHTESPLNEEDQEIGAKIADDPKDLLSILPHYYRGEVSQANNTQDRMDQTTNWAITVLAALLSVVFASPEMPAYLLLIGILVLSMFLSFEVRRYRFYDVHRARVRFFEENVFANALQPIGAEHSTWREELSDDLRHQMFKVDSVEAVSRRIRRIYGLLFSVLGVSWVAKVTLFTPESQWTEAAELPGIPGEIVAVLLGIFYLGLLLIAKWPLDREAKGEIQGNKSGEWKEE
- a CDS encoding oxidoreductase, which codes for MAPRLETPIQIGDLTVPNRLYRAPLLECAGNGPDAVDTLIADLEPAAASGAGLVCQGATLVRGPGGCAAPNMTYVDDPDFVADLSRLTDAIHDHDAKIAIQLEHGGLRSMETWHHGYRQANPDLQQLAVSRPPRPLRVLDRLGLLSYDPHVLSTEEVYELAADFGRSAAWASEAGYDMIHIAGANMGIVHQFLSPFYNQREDEFADGTRFLELIAAEIRDRCGDVPLLTKVPAESTAPPGVGPRLTDADAVGICERLEDAGFDALVPVTGSVIWDLSIIKGEYPGRAWDDEQFSEAYAAAFGGRLRKRLAAAATWLDSLLYEFEPAWNSGLCRQVRERVDIPVLAEGGIRTRGQIDEMLGSSCDMVGLGRPFYAEPRLPARLLNSDAETAVVCENCNNCTVPQVAGKPGICRTPAVLREAGRLRKAGAYDRPDSDS
- the ribH gene encoding 6,7-dimethyl-8-ribityllumazine synthase, whose protein sequence is MTALGLVVAQFNDSVTSKMQAAAEEAAADRNAEIAEILEVPGAYDSPLAADRLARRDDIDAVAVLGAIVSGDTDHDRVIADAAAQGLTDVSRDRDTPVTFGVSGPGMSGAEARERVDKGAEAVNAAVDMVEVLA
- a CDS encoding pyridoxal phosphate-dependent aminotransferase, translating into MNMEFADRVGRVEPSATLAISNLSSELEAEGIDIVDLSVGEPDFPTPQNIIEAGKDAMDAGHTGYTSSNGILELREALAEKLTDQGVDANSDEIIVTPGGKQGLYEAINTLIDDGDEVVLLDPAWVSYEAMVKLAGGSLNRVDLSPYGFQLEPGLDDLAEAVSDETELVIVNSPSNPTGAVYSDEALEGVRDLAVEHDFAVISDEIYERITYGVEPTSLGSLDGMEDRTITLNGFSKAFSMTGWRLGYIHAPQDLIDEASKLHSHSVSCAVNFVQHAGLEALSERTDDSVDEMREAFRERRDMLSDLFAEHDVDVPVGDGAFYMMIPVDDDDQAWCEGAIQEAHVATVPGSAFGAPGYARISYAASEERLREAVDRLVEHGYL
- a CDS encoding universal stress protein encodes the protein MLPSHVLVPLDGSPLADEALQHALAAFDCRVTVLNIVTPLDAGMSEGGILEPDESRQADARERADQLIKTAKAEAAAADRSVETTVETGDPASAIVDYAEQHTVDHIVMGGHGGERGELARRLLGTVATAVLGEAPVTVTVVR
- the purK gene encoding 5-(carboxyamino)imidazole ribonucleotide synthase; this encodes MTVTLPGPTLGVVGGGQLGRMLAEAAAPLGVEVIVLDPTPECPASTVARDQIVGEFDDPDAVRELAAVSDALTFEIELADPDLLDEVAEEYDIPINPDPGTLRTIQDKLVQKEALADAVIPVPEFIGIGGEKDLKRVVDELDGVMLKARRGGYDGRGNTPVQEPEDAAAALEELGVDTMAESFVPFARELSVIGVKGADEVATYPVTETIHEDEILRASVSPARTDDGTLAQAREVATDVLEFLDGWGVYGIELFETEDGEILVNEIAPRPHNSGHWTIEGAQTSQFENHVRAVLGWPLGPTEIREPTVSANILGDVDEPSEATLYNVDSVLDAPNAHMHWYGKKQARPLRKMGHITVTDPEVDADEATEADFDALVDRTESLRDGLTFVDGDSE
- a CDS encoding SOUL family heme-binding protein, whose amino-acid sequence is MNRATTFVTGAISGLAALAGWRYYRSHATERVDYKTLRLHDDIELRQYPAVVVAETVADSASEARSRLTSYLAGANEAKAAIPATTPIRTHTEPLELATPTQQESSTDRSRVGVYLPQSYSPKTAPSPDDSSVVLTVETPRTVAVRPVRLYPRVDRFEQATARLRSTIVDSELVAVGSPFVLSYDNAVLGSLTGRAEVGVEIA